CCTATAGGTCATCTCAGTTCAGCTTCAATTGGCTCGATTACAAAGAGTTGACGagaagcccctctctctctctctctctctctctctctctctctctctctctctctctctctctctcaaattttcagCCTATGACCCATCACACTCGACTGCTGACCAGCTTTGAAATTCAGTGCTTAAGTTAATATGTGCAAATTTGATTTATTCGTGTATTTGTATTATAAACCGGCTTAGACAGCTTAcaccaccgagagagagagagagagagagagagagagagagagagagagagagaatgtgtattttccgtttccttatctttttgttgatcgaaaatattttataaatctaactcaatttcgtaaaattttatataaaacaattttgcGAGACACTCtgaggcaagagcccgtgctcggCTCAAAAGCAGCTCAACTGCCTGAAATTCCTTCCGTGCACTTGAAGTTGGTGTGATTTTTCTTTAGACTTGAATTTGCTGTCTTCTTCATGTCTAGTTAGTTACCCTGGATGTCTTGGCCATTCCAAGAAATCTCGACTAACTTCACCGCGTAAGACTCGTCACCAACTCCCCCCAAATTCTTGTTTGTCCCGCCTAGGACTGGGCTGCTCATTAGGctgagttagtggtgtggcgtgactcttgatgagtagtccagtaggcggggctaacaagaattggTGGAGCTgtcaatttcaaaattaattcCCTCCCACCGTGTTTCCTAATTATTTGATGACCATTGCCGAAGCGATATGCCTTTTTTCCCTCTTGAAGGGGGTACAGGTAGGGTGGGGGAGGGTGGAAAAGTTGTAAGAGTAAGGAAAAgcagaagtataaaaaaaatccgaAGCTTGCCATCGGAACACTCAATTTCTATTGTGTTCGTTTTTATTgtcttagattctctctctctctctctctctctctctctctctctctctctctctctcttcatcatcatcatcatcatcatttaccgGATATTCAAATCCCTTAATAAACTTCAACATTGGAGACATTCCAGAAGCAagagtagagcgagagagagagagagagagagagagagagctgtgtatGTGCATGCACGTCTATATCTCTTAATCGTGAGTTATCTATTTTCCACCGAGATAcagcaaagaaacaaacaaataaacgcagtgagagacagagagagatagagagagagagagagagagagaggtgctgacGATATACTACTTGGTTGCATCTATATATTTGCTGTGTCTCTTTCAATCTCTCGATTTTCAGTCACCATTTCTTTTTCACGGGGATCCAGTagagaaacagacaaataaataaatacaaagagagagagaatgagagagactctctctctctctctctctactcctcctcctcttcctcctcctcctccgcaaaAGCTCGTAAACCCGAAGACAATGcgagttcgaaaaaaaaaaaaacatcgtctCGCGCGCGCGAGGTGCCATCacttaaggaggaggaggagggggagggggaaggggaaggggaggaggaggaggaggaggaggtggtcggTCCACTGGCTCAAAACTGGAAGCCGTCTGACCGCCCCCGACTGATTTGTCGCTCCGTGTTTTGATGAACTTTATCGGCCAGAGCGACAACTTGATGGTCTTGTAACGACCATTACCGCAAGCAATTTTTTCCCCGCTGTCTAGGTCAGGAAAGTTGCGAAAGAAGAAGATGGGAACCACCTACCTTTtgggggaagaagaaggagaaaaaagttGGCCCCGGGTTTATTTtatgggatggagagagagagagagaggagaggagagagggtgggggggtctGCATGGGCCTTCATTGTTCCCCGTGTTTCTGTGTTTTATTATTCGTTTTTCTcccattttctctttttcattgttttttttttttctcccttgtcagttattttctgcttttattgtttttctttcgtgGATGAGTGGTGCAGGGTCCAACTCGTCGCGTTGGGTAGGTTCGCGGGTGGCGGCCGGCCTCCTGGTATATGGCCCACCGACCCACCCATCtgtaaatggtatatatatatatatatatatatatatatatatatatatatatatatatatatatatacagacagttttactgtatatattatacatatataaaacatatatatatatataatatatactatatatttacatatatatatatatatattatatatgatatataatactatcgtATAGGCATTCTGTATCACTGTCCAGTCAACTGTATATATCTCCTCCtatctcttataatatatatattatatatgttcttCAGTAAATGTGTCTGTAAATCTCCATATCCAttcatatctctatataatatatatatctctctcctctctctatctctcatctcatATAACGTGGACTATATCGTCGGTCGCCTAGAATAGTATTCCCACAAACGGAGACAGTTTTCTTtgataacagaaaataaattcaaaaagaGCGTTCCCTTAATGGGTAACTCAACAAAATTACGATCCAACGTCACCAATGAGTAACTCCACAAAGTTTATATGGATCCAACCACACCGGGTCGAAATATACTTCTCTGTTTGCCGAGACCAGCAAGTTTTATTGACGCACCCGGGTAAATATTGGCCCTCTCGAAATCTTCATGGAAAATAATAACGCTTCGTCCAGTGTCCCTTGTTTGTCGTCACCTTAATAATAAAGCATTCACAATCGTAGCGTCATACAAGTAATATATCATATTCCCTCCGTACACGTAAATATACCCGCAGAAATGTTTCAGGCTTCaactatataaacatatttatattatatgtgtctTTTGTAGTATGTATGCAGAAGCAAAGAAAATCTCAAGTACTAACAGTGCGAGGTTTAGCTTAGACCATTGCAAATTGATTTCACGAGACCTGGCCTCTTGGTGGGACAGCGTAAGCAACTGATTTTAGAATAATTATAAACAGTTGACCCAATGCACATAATTCTGTTGTACGTAATTTTATTTACTCACTagacctttgatatatatataataataatgacgataagTCGAATACaaccaaatttttaaatattattttgttatgttaTAAGAATGCAACCTTCACAGGCCATAATTACAACTAAATAGTGATTTGAAAGATTCAACTGCACACGAATACTTTCTATGAGAGCTTTTTATAAGGTTGAcaataagtgtgtatgtgtgtgttaagtgtgtgtgtgtaatagaaaaaataaactcatatgTGGCTTATGTGTGCTTCTAGCCAACCAATTAGCAGGTCAGTTATGCTGTGTACATCTACCTCACAGCATAAGTTCAAGTCTCTTTGGGAAATGTAGCTTATCTCATCTCACTCTTGTCCATCACTGATTCATGATTTAAAAAATCTTATCTATATCATTATTCAGCTCTTATCAACAAATTGCTTGGCTGAAGGAGAATGATGGCATAATCTCTTGACTTTGGTTCGTTAGTTATTGAGCATCACTCATATGATGGTAAGATTGTTATACAATCCATGAGTTTTATTTGGAAAAACAGACACTTAAGATAGTTTTTCCATCATTGATAAATAATTGTACTGATCTGGAAGTTGTTGCTCATAACCATGGTATAATACTGAAAATTTTTTCCAATGTAAAGTGTTTGTAGAATTCACTAACTCATTCTGATGGCTCTCCAGCTCCGCTCCCGTGTCACTACCTTGCCTTATCTCAACCCAGCCATCGTGGGTACTGGATATTTACATAACATAAACTCATTACACACTATGATTAAGACAAAACtctcatatatgatttttaacaaaagccatatgtatttacatatctCTAACATTAGCCATTTTTCCATTATAGAGGAAGTATCATGGGAAGGTAGAGCCTCACCAAGTTCCTGTAGATGAGGATGTTAGTCCCTTGGCCTTTTCTGAACCCTAGCTGATGCTGGTACCTTTCACAACTGTGTCAATTGATTGGTAGCGGACTGTAGTCAAATCATGGATCTTGCAGTGTTACTGGTCTACCCCGGAGCTATGATAACCTTTTATTTACATTCTGAGAATGTATAAAACACAGTGACTTGGAGGAGTCTGGTATGATGAGCTTTCATATGAACAAGTGACTAGCAAAAGCCTAGCTGGGTATTTGGCTGCAGTAGGAGGTCTCAAGAAAGGCAGGTAGATGCTCACCAAGTTCATTTCTCTTTTACTTCATTTTATCTTTCTCTTCCTTACTTCTAAAAGCATACTCATGCTGTACACCAGAGTTCTCAAAATGCGTGAATATCTTCTTGGGTCCCTACGTACTGCCCGTGGAAAGTCGACGTCACCTTTCCTCGTGCCCTGAACTCTACTCTAGCCATTTCGCTCATGTCTTTTGCATCCAAAACCAGCAGTGCAACGTAGAGAGGATCTGACTTGCTAAGCAGAGTAGACAGGATCActccgtcgtcttcttccttggcGTCAGGTGCTTCGACAAAGATAGGCTCAGCCACAGCAAATTTATCTTCTGTGAACTCTGACATCTTGCCCGTTTTTACATCCAGTTTTAGAATCCTCTCAAACTGCAAGTCGTTGCCTTTGGTGCCCACAGCGTAAGTATAGCGGTATTTTTTCCCATTCCTCTTGTAATTGATCCTTGGCATATCCACGAAATCTGGATGGATAATTTGTGTTGTGCAGTGGACAGAACCGTTTGCCTGCTTGATGGCCTTGCAAGTGGTGTCTTTCATTTTGACTAAGTTCTCTCCAACAGCAGCCTTGTCAACGCCAGTCAGGGGCATGACATACCTGCGCATGGTTGAACCGTAAATAACTCTAGTTTTATCAGATGTGTCTTTTTGTAAGTTAGCAATAAACAGCATCTTTACAATATCTCCATCTTCTGTTCCACACAGATCCATGACAAGGTTGCCATCTTCCTCATAGGCATTGGTGTGGTGGAATGTGACAAATGCATCTGAAGTGTAGTGGATAGGCAGTAGCTCCCCAGTAGATCTCTTGACCACCCTGAACACAGTCTTTTCATGTGGAAGCCACGTGAGAGAGTCTGCAGGTGGTTTGTTCATGAACACACCAGACAGCACTTTCCCAAATCTGAACACCAACGGCTGCTCGACCAGGACGAAATAGTTCTCTGTGATGGCAAAGCTGTGGAAGTAAGAGGGACTCGTCCGTCTCAGGGGCGTCACAGAGGCTATTACTTTGGCACCTTCAATTTTCCCCATGGGCATCTCGACGATGTTGTAAGAGGGACCCTTAACGCTCACGAAAGAAGAACCCATGTTGTAGACTGTTCCATCTGGATCAATGTGAGGGTGGGCTGTGGCCAAGTTTAGAGCTATGTAGTCATGTATGTTCACCTGAAACATGTGAAGTGATGTTAGATTTAACATTATTTGAAGCCAAAGGTATTGTACTTAACTACAATTTTATGTAGATTACAGCTTATAGGTTAAGTTTCTTTTGTAAAAATAGATCTAAAAGTGTCAAGTTATTGCCAGTGTTGATCTTTACATTTATTCACTCTGCACAAACTGTTAGTGGTTGCACCTTACCTTCCCGACGGTCTCCAACGTCTTTGGGTCGACTTTTCTGACAATGGACGTCTCGGTCATGGCGTACATCTCGTCCGTGACCTGACACACGCTGACGAGGCAGTTGTCGGAGATCTTCTTCTCGGGGGAGGTGAACATACTCTTGAACCGCCCATAGAGTGTCTTGCAGGGGTCTGGATAGGCGGCCGTGCCGAACTCGGTCACCACTATGCGATTGGCGGCAGTGTTCTTCCGGTACGTGTCACTGTCGAGGAAACGCGATCTGTACGTGACTCGTCCCGCGGAGATGTTGAACTGGTGCAGCATGGCTAAGGAGTCGAAGAGGTGACGGTACTGTGTGTCCCCGACCTCTAGCTTCCCGGGGCCGTTTCGTGTCAGCCTGCCTTCCAGCCATTGTGGGATGGTGCCCTGACGCTGCCTGGGATTTCCTCAGCTGTTTCCTGAGGGGAGAAGATGCATTTCATATTGTGAGCACTGTCAGTAGTCATCTTCCTAACATTCTGAACTGCTATTTGTTCATGtacacatttttcttttataattctcATAGTTATACTCATGAGCATTTTTGGTATACATTTCTTCTCCTGTCTCATCAGCTTGACAGCACCTTTCGCTTACTCCAAGTGAAGATAAGCACCTTAGCAGTAACCAAGacccactatagtagattcacaatacccatgcatttgaagtctaggcccatcccttacgacgctcctgattgactgttgataagccattcaaagggctggaaactctcctcagtctctctcgagagttcgcataggcaggatatatgttccacctctcctgagggatactttttgaAAGatctatccctcaggagagctggaacatacatcctgcctatgtgaactctcgagagagactgagaatttccagccatgtgattggctatcaacagccagtcaggagcgtcgtaagggactggcctagacatcagatgtacgtttgatgtgaatctactatagttgtgtTAACTTGAGAATTGATTTTCTCAAGTACTACCCTACTTCCTGCTTTCCTGGGCTCCTTGTTCTCTTCCCACCTACACAGCTGATGTTTTGTCTTGAGAGATTTCAGATTACGTAACACAGAGTTACTGTGTCACATCCTCCGATTCCCGAGGAAATATGGCATATGTCTTCTCCCTATTAACTTTGCTTTCGCTGTCATTCTCCTAATTTCACTGACTTTATCCTCTTGTCCTGGAGACGTTACTACACAGCCCATAATATAGACCTACACTCCTGGGCTGGAAAATGGGACCCTTACTGTTACTGATGTCAGCAAGATGGAATAAATTATTCGGTTCTTGTTACATGTTCCAGAATGTCATGACTGTAGATTCAACTTTTATCTGGTTAAatatcatgtttatttttaaggGGAAACCGattgataattttttattcagTGTAAACCATTGAATCACATTTTCTTATTCATAACCAATCAATCTGACAGCTAATGAAGTTCAAACACTCATTCTGACAAATTATCACCTTCATAACCAGTTATGGTGACAATCGTCTTCATAACCATTCAGTTCTGACGAAGAACCTCATATTTTTCTCACTGTTTAGCTACAAATAACACCATCCTGAATCGCTGAcatcaaatgaaaaattaaataagactATATATTGATTAAAATATGATTATGCATTACCTGCTCACAGTTCCTGAGCCAGATACAGCGTTCTCC
This region of Macrobrachium nipponense isolate FS-2020 chromosome 25, ASM1510439v2, whole genome shotgun sequence genomic DNA includes:
- the LOC135199471 gene encoding LOW QUALITY PROTEIN: beta,beta-carotene 15,15'-dioxygenase-like (The sequence of the model RefSeq protein was modified relative to this genomic sequence to represent the inferred CDS: inserted 1 base in 1 codon) — encoded protein: MATKGERCIWLRNCEQETAEEIPGSVXGTIPQWLEGRLTRNGPGKLEVGDTQYRHLFDSLAMLHQFNISAGRVTYRSRFLDSDTYRKNTAANRIVVTEFGTAAYPDPCKTLYGRFKSMFTSPEKKISDNCLVSVCQVTDEMYAMTETSIVRKVDPKTLETVGKVNIHDYIALNLATAHPHIDPDGTVYNMGSSFVSVKGPSYNIVEMPMGKIEGAKVIASVTPLRRTSPSYFHSFAITENYFVLVEQPLVFRFGKVLSGVFMNKPPADSLTWLPHEKTVFRVVKRSTGELLPIHYTSDAFVTFHHTNAYEEDGNLVMDLCGTEDGDIVKMLFIANLQKDTSDKTRVIYGSTMRRYVMPLTGVDKAAVGENLVKMKDTTCKAIKQANGSVHCTTQIIHPDFVDMPRINYKRNGKKYRYTYAVGTKGNDLQFERILKLDVKTGKMSEFTEDKFAVAEPIFVEAPDAKEEDDGVILSTLLSKSDPLYVALLVLDAKDMSEMARVEFRARGKVTSTFHGQYVGTQEDIHAF